A single genomic interval of Nonomuraea rubra harbors:
- a CDS encoding DUF305 domain-containing protein, producing MRGRRVLAGLSLLVAAACGGPAKDEPPVNAEDVMFVQMMVQHHRQGIEIAKVGTSRATTPELKTLTAAIESTQQTEVEMMLRWLHSWDQPLTPATSAHDHHGGMPETDAKQIQALRQSRNFEYDLCNLLIAHQDDAVQMAAAEVAGGANPAVQQWAAQVQSSRKGQIDMMMDLIKK from the coding sequence GTGCGCGGAAGACGTGTCTTGGCGGGCCTGAGCCTCCTGGTGGCCGCCGCCTGCGGCGGGCCGGCGAAGGACGAGCCCCCGGTCAATGCCGAGGACGTGATGTTCGTCCAGATGATGGTGCAGCACCACCGGCAGGGGATCGAGATCGCCAAGGTGGGCACGTCCCGCGCCACGACTCCCGAGCTCAAGACCCTGACCGCGGCCATCGAGAGCACGCAGCAGACCGAGGTCGAGATGATGCTGCGCTGGTTGCACTCCTGGGACCAGCCCCTCACGCCCGCCACCAGCGCCCACGACCACCACGGCGGCATGCCGGAGACGGACGCCAAGCAGATCCAGGCGCTGCGGCAGTCCAGGAACTTCGAGTACGACCTGTGCAACCTGCTCATCGCCCACCAGGACGACGCCGTCCAGATGGCCGCCGCGGAGGTCGCGGGCGGCGCGAACCCGGCGGTCCAGCAGTGGGCGGCCCAGGTGCAGAGCTCCCGCAAGGGTCAGATCGACATGATGATGGACCTCATCAAGAAGTAG
- a CDS encoding glycoside hydrolase family 38 C-terminal domain-containing protein, giving the protein MTSRLLQRSLGSPDYDGIRQALRDDTSTPVISVRGLEVRVAVLPLFTHDGRQAVRVSSTEPLTHVLVGVDSASGSDVTLLVPEVDAPRALTLECRDEAGVVGSARITVTPQRKWHVFVVHHSHLDIGYTDPQGTVLRHHLDYLDAALRLAEETASWPDDAKFRWTVESSMPALRWLEHRPKEMVDSFAALARAGSIEVTALPFQLHTEACSTEELHRQLRFTTQLERRYGFATRSAMHTDVPGAVVGLVDALSAAGVRYLAAAHNWAGRSVPYLHGGDKLTRPFRWRAPSGNEILVWFTDTPHGMAYMEGNTVGLTDSYELADDLLPRYLSALATRGYPYGPGTFGWQGPDAPKEPYELDVLHLRVQGAHADNAGPSIVPATIARRWNEQWAYPRLRSAVNSDFFEHVEERYHDRLAVHEGDWTDWWADGLGSGARPLGYVRRAQSALRVAETLHTLAGVDATEQVDAAYDKVALFNEHTWGAANPWEDAEEAGDSGGLQWTRKSSGAYDAQDDAADLLHAGIRRFAAALSETGVEGGALASFAVFNPGTRARTDVVRAFLPRDVVGVDVPIALVDARTGATLPHHEEFVDPDDWPTRPIGRHIHAVVPDISGYSYVRVDVVPGESQAPEPVELDQASGVIENELYRVAYDVREGYVSSIFDKRAGRELVNGDAAAGFGQYVYDRYATAPHFNHLSGHVGAHDRTLLGDRAIGTHATIKEARRTAVGEKLVVELRGKGVDWIRTTIELHHGVPRVDLTYQLAKQGTPAKEAVFLAFPFATGPATAWELTGGVGGPGVPRVPGSAEYMLPIRHWIAFEDPELTVAWATLEAPLVQLGTIHMPYAPFPPTLDQEDGTVYSWALNNIWDTNFPAQQQGETTFRYAVTSEPGALPRRLGAAVASGLTEPFVGALITDSPASEETYVSVDHPDVLVTSLGWDGVRLQSLAAEPVEVRVSRPGHETAEVTLPACGVAVVRGTRQ; this is encoded by the coding sequence ATGACCAGCCGGTTGCTCCAGCGCAGCCTGGGAAGCCCCGACTACGACGGGATCAGGCAGGCGCTGCGCGACGACACCTCGACCCCCGTGATCAGCGTGCGCGGGCTGGAGGTGCGGGTCGCGGTGCTGCCGCTGTTCACCCACGACGGCCGCCAGGCGGTCAGGGTCTCCAGCACGGAGCCGCTGACGCACGTGCTGGTCGGCGTGGACAGCGCGTCCGGCAGCGACGTGACGCTGCTGGTGCCCGAGGTGGACGCGCCGCGCGCGCTGACCCTGGAGTGCCGCGACGAGGCGGGGGTGGTCGGCAGCGCGCGGATCACGGTGACGCCGCAGCGCAAGTGGCACGTGTTCGTGGTGCACCACTCGCATCTCGACATCGGCTACACCGACCCGCAGGGCACGGTCCTGCGCCACCACCTCGACTACCTCGACGCGGCGCTGCGCCTGGCGGAGGAGACCGCGTCCTGGCCGGACGACGCGAAGTTCCGGTGGACGGTCGAGTCGTCGATGCCGGCGCTCAGGTGGCTGGAGCACCGGCCGAAGGAGATGGTCGACTCGTTCGCCGCGCTGGCCAGGGCGGGCTCGATCGAGGTGACCGCGCTGCCGTTCCAGCTCCACACCGAGGCGTGCTCGACCGAGGAGCTGCACCGGCAGCTCCGCTTCACCACGCAGCTCGAACGGCGCTACGGCTTCGCCACCAGGTCGGCCATGCACACCGACGTGCCGGGGGCCGTGGTCGGGCTGGTGGACGCGCTCAGCGCGGCGGGCGTGCGGTATCTCGCCGCGGCGCACAACTGGGCCGGCAGGTCCGTGCCGTACCTGCACGGTGGCGACAAGCTGACCAGGCCGTTCCGGTGGCGGGCGCCGAGCGGGAACGAGATCCTCGTGTGGTTCACGGACACGCCGCACGGGATGGCGTACATGGAGGGCAACACGGTCGGGCTGACCGACTCCTACGAGCTGGCCGACGACCTGCTGCCGCGGTACCTGTCCGCGCTGGCGACGCGGGGGTACCCGTACGGTCCCGGCACGTTCGGCTGGCAGGGGCCGGACGCGCCGAAGGAGCCGTACGAGCTGGACGTGCTGCACCTGCGCGTGCAGGGCGCACACGCCGACAACGCCGGCCCGTCGATCGTGCCCGCGACGATCGCCCGCCGGTGGAACGAGCAGTGGGCCTACCCGCGGCTGCGCTCGGCCGTGAACAGCGACTTCTTCGAGCACGTCGAGGAGCGCTACCACGACCGGCTGGCCGTGCACGAGGGCGACTGGACCGACTGGTGGGCCGACGGGCTCGGCTCGGGCGCGCGCCCACTCGGCTACGTCCGCCGGGCGCAGTCGGCACTGCGCGTGGCCGAGACGCTGCACACGCTCGCCGGGGTGGACGCCACCGAGCAGGTGGACGCCGCCTACGACAAGGTCGCCCTGTTCAACGAGCACACCTGGGGTGCGGCGAACCCGTGGGAGGACGCCGAGGAGGCGGGCGACTCCGGCGGCCTGCAGTGGACGCGCAAGTCGTCCGGCGCGTACGACGCCCAGGACGACGCCGCCGACCTGCTGCACGCCGGGATCCGCAGGTTCGCGGCGGCGCTGTCGGAGACGGGCGTCGAGGGCGGCGCGCTGGCGTCGTTCGCCGTCTTCAACCCCGGCACCCGGGCACGCACCGACGTCGTGCGGGCCTTCCTGCCCCGGGACGTGGTGGGCGTGGACGTGCCGATCGCGCTGGTGGACGCCAGGACGGGGGCGACGCTGCCGCACCACGAGGAGTTCGTGGATCCCGACGACTGGCCGACCCGGCCGATCGGCCGGCACATCCACGCCGTAGTGCCGGATATTTCCGGATACAGCTATGTACGGGTGGACGTCGTCCCGGGCGAGAGCCAGGCGCCCGAGCCGGTCGAGCTCGACCAGGCCAGCGGGGTGATCGAGAACGAGTTGTACCGGGTCGCGTACGACGTGCGCGAAGGGTACGTCTCCTCGATCTTCGACAAGCGGGCGGGCCGCGAGCTGGTCAACGGCGACGCGGCGGCCGGCTTCGGCCAGTACGTCTACGACCGGTACGCCACCGCCCCCCACTTCAACCACCTGTCGGGACACGTGGGCGCGCACGACCGGACCCTGCTCGGCGACCGCGCCATCGGCACCCACGCCACGATCAAGGAGGCCAGGCGCACGGCCGTCGGCGAGAAGCTGGTCGTGGAGCTGCGCGGCAAGGGCGTCGACTGGATCCGCACCACGATCGAGCTGCACCACGGCGTGCCCCGCGTCGACCTGACCTACCAGCTCGCCAAGCAGGGCACGCCCGCCAAGGAGGCCGTCTTCCTGGCCTTTCCGTTCGCCACCGGACCGGCCACGGCCTGGGAGCTGACCGGCGGCGTCGGTGGCCCCGGCGTGCCCAGGGTGCCGGGCTCGGCCGAGTACATGCTGCCGATCAGGCACTGGATCGCCTTCGAGGACCCGGAGCTGACCGTCGCCTGGGCCACGCTGGAGGCACCGCTGGTGCAGCTCGGCACCATCCACATGCCGTACGCGCCGTTCCCGCCCACGCTGGACCAGGAGGACGGCACCGTCTACTCGTGGGCGCTCAACAACATCTGGGACACCAACTTCCCCGCACAGCAGCAGGGCGAGACCACCTTCCGGTACGCGGTCACCTCGGAGCCGGGAGCGCTCCCCAGGCGCCTCGGCGCGGCGGTGGCCTCCGGGCTGACCGAGCCGTTCGTCGGCGCGCTGATCACCGACAGCCCCGCGAGCGAGGAGACGTACGTCTCCGTCGATCACCCCGACGTCCTGGTCACGTCCCTGGGCTGGGACGGCGTGCGGCTGCAGTCGCTGGCCGCCGAGCCGGTCGAGGTCAGGGTGTCGCGGCCGGGACACGAGACAGCCGAGGTGACGCTGCCCGCGTGCGGGGTGGCCGTGGTCAGGGGGACACGTCAGTGA
- a CDS encoding enolase C-terminal domain-like protein, with protein sequence MKIVDIRATTVAVPLEAPLRHSNGAHWGRFVRTIVEVEADNGLVGLGEMGGGGESAESAFRALKPYLEGHDPFRLEALRFKIANPTASLYNNRTQLLAAIEFACLDLIGQHLGVAVCDLLGGRLRDAVPFASYLFFRYASGGHGEIRTPDQLVEHTRRLKEAHGFTVHKLKGGVFPPDYELECYRALAEAFPGDRLRYDPNAVLSVAEGLRFGRAIEHLNNDYLEDPVWGLEGLRAVREQVRVPLATNTVVVNFEQLASNVLRRGADVVLLDTTFWGGIRPCVKAAGVCETFQLGVAVHSSGELGVQLATMLHLGAVLPNLTYAADAHYHQLTDDVIEGGKLAYSEGAIAVPEGPGLGVRLDPERVARYAEYYRETGGYPYDRDPGRPGWYATVPNERFADPDISVEIRP encoded by the coding sequence GTGAAGATCGTCGACATCCGGGCCACCACGGTCGCGGTCCCGCTGGAGGCGCCGCTGCGGCACAGCAACGGCGCCCACTGGGGCCGGTTCGTCCGCACGATCGTCGAGGTCGAGGCCGACAACGGGCTGGTCGGCCTGGGGGAGATGGGCGGCGGGGGCGAGAGCGCGGAGTCGGCCTTCCGTGCGCTCAAGCCGTACCTGGAGGGCCACGACCCGTTCAGGCTCGAAGCGCTGCGCTTCAAGATCGCGAACCCGACGGCCTCGCTCTACAACAACCGCACGCAGCTCCTGGCCGCGATCGAGTTCGCCTGCCTCGACCTCATCGGGCAGCACCTCGGGGTGGCCGTCTGCGACCTGCTGGGCGGGCGGTTGCGGGACGCGGTGCCGTTCGCGTCGTACCTGTTCTTCCGGTACGCGTCCGGCGGCCACGGCGAGATCCGTACCCCGGACCAGCTCGTCGAGCACACCAGGCGGCTCAAGGAGGCGCACGGGTTCACCGTGCACAAGCTCAAGGGCGGCGTGTTCCCGCCGGACTACGAGCTGGAGTGCTACCGGGCGCTGGCCGAGGCGTTCCCCGGCGACCGGCTCAGGTACGACCCGAACGCCGTGCTGTCGGTGGCCGAGGGCCTGCGCTTCGGCCGCGCCATCGAGCACCTGAACAACGACTACCTGGAGGACCCGGTCTGGGGGCTCGAAGGGCTGCGGGCCGTGCGCGAGCAGGTCAGGGTGCCGCTGGCGACCAACACGGTCGTGGTCAACTTCGAGCAGCTCGCCTCGAACGTGCTGCGCAGGGGCGCCGACGTGGTGCTGCTGGACACGACGTTCTGGGGCGGGATCAGGCCGTGCGTGAAGGCGGCGGGGGTGTGCGAGACGTTCCAGCTCGGGGTGGCCGTGCACTCGTCGGGGGAGCTGGGCGTCCAGCTCGCGACCATGCTGCATCTGGGCGCGGTGCTGCCGAACCTGACCTACGCCGCCGACGCGCACTACCACCAGCTCACGGACGACGTGATCGAGGGCGGCAAGCTGGCGTACTCGGAGGGCGCCATCGCGGTGCCCGAAGGACCCGGGCTGGGGGTCCGGCTGGACCCCGAGCGGGTCGCCCGCTACGCCGAGTACTACCGGGAAACGGGGGGCTATCCGTACGACCGCGATCCCGGGCGGCCCGGCTGGTACGCCACGGTCCCCAACGAGCGGTTCGCCGATCCGGATATCTCCGTCGAAATCAGACCATAA
- a CDS encoding ABC transporter substrate-binding protein, with amino-acid sequence MYRSRVATLGVAALVLAACGGNGAEAPQKKTELTLYNDKGAWTKYFDEMGALSKQSIGLGMKPTGYTDSAQYQAFIKASFRTDVKPDLFTWQTGGMLEEIVKQKQVAETTAIWQEAIKAGDLSQDLAPYYTIGGKQYCVPMNVAYWGMFYNKKIFDQYDLKPPQTWDDLVKTAETLKQNGVKAFYHTSVLFSFVWFEQLMAGTDPDLYDRLSTGKAKYTDPGVVQVMERWKQLIDAGYFINPGDKTDPGDVLKTGKAAMVSFGTWFNTSMTTRSMKAGTHYDFFVIPNVNAALPKTSMIFESGPLCSLTKAADPDASMKYLKWWTGSEAQDKWAKSRGDVSANPKVTIDDKVLGTVTKDAGSGKYRLVNRYFEATPPPILTAALDGFSKFVTEPGSYKEVLETIQKAADEYWSTHQ; translated from the coding sequence ATGTACCGGTCACGTGTGGCCACGCTCGGCGTGGCGGCGCTCGTCCTGGCCGCCTGCGGCGGCAACGGCGCCGAGGCGCCGCAGAAGAAGACCGAGCTGACCCTCTACAACGACAAGGGCGCCTGGACGAAGTACTTCGACGAGATGGGTGCCCTGTCCAAGCAGAGCATCGGCCTGGGCATGAAGCCGACGGGATACACGGACTCGGCGCAGTACCAGGCGTTCATCAAGGCGTCGTTCCGCACGGACGTCAAGCCCGACCTGTTCACCTGGCAGACCGGGGGGATGCTGGAGGAGATCGTCAAGCAGAAGCAGGTGGCCGAGACCACGGCCATCTGGCAGGAGGCGATCAAGGCGGGCGACCTGTCGCAGGACCTCGCCCCGTACTACACGATCGGCGGCAAGCAGTACTGCGTGCCGATGAACGTCGCCTACTGGGGCATGTTCTACAACAAGAAGATCTTCGACCAGTACGACCTGAAGCCGCCCCAGACCTGGGACGACCTCGTGAAAACGGCCGAAACGCTCAAGCAGAACGGCGTCAAGGCCTTCTACCACACCAGCGTGCTGTTCTCGTTCGTCTGGTTCGAGCAGCTCATGGCCGGCACCGACCCCGACCTGTACGACCGCCTGTCCACCGGCAAGGCCAAGTACACCGACCCCGGCGTGGTGCAGGTGATGGAGCGGTGGAAGCAGCTCATCGACGCCGGCTACTTCATCAACCCGGGCGACAAGACCGACCCCGGCGACGTGCTGAAGACCGGCAAGGCGGCGATGGTCTCGTTCGGCACCTGGTTCAACACCAGCATGACCACGCGCAGCATGAAGGCCGGCACCCACTACGACTTCTTCGTCATCCCGAACGTCAACGCGGCGCTGCCCAAGACATCGATGATCTTCGAGAGCGGGCCGCTGTGCTCGCTCACCAAGGCGGCCGACCCCGACGCCAGCATGAAGTACCTCAAGTGGTGGACCGGCTCGGAGGCGCAGGACAAGTGGGCCAAGAGCCGGGGTGACGTCAGCGCCAACCCGAAGGTGACGATCGACGACAAGGTGCTCGGCACCGTCACCAAGGACGCGGGCAGCGGGAAGTACCGGCTGGTCAACCGCTACTTCGAGGCGACTCCGCCGCCGATCCTGACGGCCGCGCTCGACGGGTTCAGCAAGTTCGTGACCGAGCCGGGCAGCTACAAGGAGGTCCTGGAGACGATCCAGAAGGCGGCCGACGAGTACTGGAGCACGCATCAGTGA
- a CDS encoding carbohydrate ABC transporter permease, translating into MSRAAPILGRFRYGYVAPAALLVAVLLYAPFVWTAYLSLTRYDGLEPPVWVGLANFAKLFDDAALITSTRNTLIWVIGTMVLPVGLGLLVAVLSYDIRGGAWYRVPFMLPYALSGAGLAMVWSPILSHDGIANLLLGVDTAFLQEEPVNTFAMLAVWTWQQLGVNTLLFVVGLQSIPKEPIEAARLDGASGWRLFRHVIWPLMRPLTAVVVGLALVSSLKTFDIVWVLTQGGPGRNSETLAVTMYKETFVASDYGYGSAVAVMLTVVTGLASYLYLRRQVTAT; encoded by the coding sequence GTGAGCCGCGCCGCTCCCATCCTCGGCAGGTTCAGGTACGGCTACGTGGCGCCGGCGGCGCTGCTGGTCGCGGTGCTGCTGTACGCGCCGTTCGTGTGGACGGCGTACCTGAGCCTGACCCGTTACGACGGCCTGGAGCCGCCGGTCTGGGTCGGCCTGGCCAACTTCGCCAAGCTGTTCGACGACGCCGCGCTGATCACCTCGACCCGTAACACGCTGATCTGGGTGATCGGCACCATGGTGCTGCCGGTCGGGCTCGGGCTGCTGGTCGCGGTGCTGTCGTACGACATCAGGGGCGGCGCGTGGTACCGGGTGCCGTTCATGCTGCCGTACGCGCTGAGCGGCGCGGGCCTGGCCATGGTGTGGAGCCCGATCCTGTCGCACGACGGCATCGCGAACCTGCTGCTCGGCGTGGACACCGCGTTCCTGCAAGAGGAGCCGGTGAACACGTTCGCGATGCTGGCGGTCTGGACGTGGCAGCAGCTCGGCGTGAACACGCTGCTGTTCGTGGTGGGGCTGCAGTCCATCCCGAAGGAGCCGATCGAGGCGGCGCGGCTGGACGGGGCGTCGGGCTGGCGGCTGTTCCGGCACGTGATCTGGCCGCTGATGCGGCCCCTTACGGCGGTCGTGGTGGGACTGGCGCTGGTGTCGAGCCTGAAGACGTTCGACATCGTCTGGGTGCTGACCCAGGGCGGTCCAGGACGCAACTCCGAGACGCTGGCGGTGACCATGTACAAGGAGACGTTCGTGGCCAGCGACTACGGTTACGGCTCGGCGGTCGCGGTGATGCTGACCGTCGTGACGGGGCTGGCGTCGTACCTGTACCTGCGCAGGCAGGTGACGGCCACATGA
- a CDS encoding FadR/GntR family transcriptional regulator — protein MSEVARPTLSDALTERMLELIRTGGHRPGDRLPSTRELSQRFAVTTPTLREALRRLEATGAIELRHGSGIYVGAAIERLVLPNPNMREIHAAQLLELLDARILIEPPLAALAARNADGDELRALRQALDEASRHLRGEDAELHDANMTFHRATARMAGNSVLHEVVDSLLTVHGPEQREILQIFDDRRRDHEEHLAILEAVEARDAAQAEQRMRAHLVDVKTVIEHRMQPPPMRTKEAGPCTGHVWPRSAWRRSSWPPAAATAPRRRRRRPS, from the coding sequence ATGTCCGAGGTAGCGCGGCCCACGCTTTCCGACGCTCTGACCGAGCGCATGCTGGAGCTCATCCGTACGGGAGGGCACCGGCCGGGCGACAGGCTGCCCTCGACCAGGGAGCTCTCCCAGCGCTTCGCCGTCACCACCCCGACGCTGCGCGAGGCGCTACGCAGGCTGGAGGCCACCGGGGCCATCGAGCTGCGGCACGGCTCCGGCATCTACGTCGGCGCCGCCATCGAACGGCTGGTCCTGCCCAACCCCAACATGCGCGAGATCCACGCCGCCCAGCTCCTGGAGCTGCTCGACGCGCGGATCCTGATCGAGCCGCCGCTGGCCGCCCTGGCCGCCAGGAACGCCGACGGCGACGAGCTCAGAGCGCTCAGGCAGGCGCTGGACGAGGCGAGCAGGCACCTGCGCGGCGAGGACGCAGAACTGCACGACGCGAACATGACCTTCCACCGGGCCACCGCCCGGATGGCGGGCAACAGCGTGCTGCACGAGGTCGTCGACTCGCTGCTCACGGTCCACGGGCCGGAGCAGCGGGAGATCCTGCAGATCTTCGATGACCGCCGCCGCGACCACGAGGAGCACCTGGCCATCCTGGAGGCCGTCGAGGCGCGTGACGCGGCCCAGGCCGAGCAGCGCATGCGGGCCCACCTGGTGGACGTCAAGACGGTGATCGAGCACCGGATGCAACCCCCCCCGATGAGAACCAAGGAGGCCGGCCCATGTACCGGTCACGTGTGGCCACGCTCGGCGTGGCGGCGCTCGTCCTGGCCGCCTGCGGCGGCAACGGCGCCGAGGCGCCGCAGAAGAAGACCGAGCTGA
- a CDS encoding peptidase inhibitor family I36 protein gives MRLFKKAAGFVAAAALFAAVAPAATAAASPRSTCYGGRVCLYAGFDYNRGQVDHWRDFTKDDSNFADNNWLNWDFSNSWHSMNNETSSIRNRVGCSSTLWQHPGYTGAHSTFTHNSNDGFLANNAIGNNRASAIDIWCH, from the coding sequence GTGAGGCTATTCAAGAAGGCCGCGGGCTTCGTCGCCGCGGCCGCACTGTTCGCCGCGGTCGCCCCCGCTGCCACCGCGGCGGCAAGCCCCCGCTCGACCTGCTACGGAGGTCGGGTCTGCCTGTACGCCGGGTTCGACTACAACCGCGGCCAGGTCGACCACTGGCGGGACTTCACCAAGGACGACTCCAACTTCGCCGACAACAACTGGCTGAACTGGGACTTCAGCAATTCCTGGCACAGCATGAACAACGAGACCAGCTCGATCAGGAACCGAGTCGGCTGCAGCTCCACCCTCTGGCAGCACCCCGGTTACACCGGCGCCCACAGCACGTTCACGCACAACTCGAACGACGGTTTCCTGGCGAACAACGCCATCGGCAACAACCGCGCCAGCGCGATCGACATCTGGTGCCACTGA
- a CDS encoding S10 family peptidase, with product MSEESKPAAPADNLVTTSHTLPSGQSYTATTGTVVLREEVTTDGRFEGLRPKAEVFVTSYTLDGADPLTRPVTFAFNGGPGSSSVWLHLGVLGPRRVVMGDAGALLPPPYGLADNEESLLRESDLVFIDPISTGYSRVAEGEKAEPYHGFSGDLESIGEVIRLWTTRNGRWMSPKFLAGESYGTVRAAGLADHLQSRYGMYLNGVMLISSVLDYATGEFNEGHDLAYALYLPTYAAIAHYHGLHGDRPLAEVLREAEEYADRDYLWVLARGNRLTEQERAAAVAKIATLAGLSEDYVDRVNLRIEHIRFFTELLRSRRRTVGRLDGRFTGWDPDAGREHFTADPSMDAIMGPYSAALNHYLRTELGYANDLPYEILTSRVQPWSYKEFENAHVHVADRLAAAMRANPHLRVHVACGYHDGATPYFAAEHTFAHLAVPAELAGNVEFKYYEAGHMMYVHEPSRLQQSADLAAFVLGEQA from the coding sequence ATGTCTGAAGAGTCGAAGCCGGCCGCCCCCGCCGACAACCTGGTCACCACCTCCCACACCCTGCCGTCCGGCCAGTCGTACACCGCCACGACCGGCACCGTCGTGCTGCGCGAAGAGGTGACCACGGACGGCAGGTTCGAGGGATTGCGGCCGAAGGCCGAGGTGTTCGTCACCTCGTACACGCTGGACGGGGCCGACCCGCTGACCAGGCCGGTCACGTTCGCGTTCAACGGCGGGCCCGGGTCGTCCAGCGTGTGGCTGCACCTGGGGGTGCTCGGGCCGCGCCGGGTCGTCATGGGTGACGCCGGAGCGCTGCTGCCTCCCCCGTACGGGCTGGCCGACAACGAGGAGAGCCTGCTGCGGGAGAGCGACCTCGTCTTCATCGACCCGATCTCCACCGGCTACTCGCGGGTGGCGGAGGGGGAGAAGGCGGAGCCGTACCACGGCTTCAGCGGCGACCTGGAGTCCATCGGCGAGGTGATCAGGTTGTGGACGACCAGGAACGGGCGGTGGATGTCGCCGAAGTTCCTGGCGGGCGAGTCGTACGGGACGGTCAGGGCCGCCGGGCTCGCCGACCACCTGCAGTCGCGTTACGGCATGTACCTCAACGGGGTGATGCTGATCTCCTCGGTGCTCGACTACGCCACCGGCGAGTTCAACGAGGGCCACGACCTGGCCTACGCCCTCTACCTGCCGACGTACGCGGCCATCGCGCACTACCACGGGCTGCACGGCGACCGCCCCCTCGCCGAGGTGCTGCGCGAGGCCGAGGAGTACGCCGACCGCGACTACCTGTGGGTGCTCGCCCGCGGCAACCGCCTCACCGAGCAGGAACGCGCGGCCGCGGTCGCCAAGATCGCCACGCTGGCCGGGCTGAGCGAGGACTACGTGGACCGGGTGAACCTCCGGATCGAGCACATCCGCTTCTTCACCGAGCTGCTGCGCTCGCGCCGCCGGACCGTCGGCCGGCTCGACGGCCGGTTCACCGGCTGGGACCCCGACGCGGGGCGCGAGCACTTCACCGCCGACCCCAGCATGGACGCCATCATGGGGCCCTACAGCGCGGCGCTCAACCACTACCTGCGCACCGAGCTGGGCTACGCCAACGACCTGCCGTACGAGATCCTCACCTCGCGCGTGCAGCCCTGGTCGTACAAGGAGTTCGAGAACGCGCACGTGCACGTCGCCGACCGCCTGGCCGCCGCCATGCGGGCCAACCCCCACCTGCGGGTGCACGTGGCCTGCGGCTACCACGACGGCGCCACCCCGTACTTCGCGGCCGAGCACACCTTCGCCCACCTGGCCGTGCCCGCCGAGCTGGCCGGCAACGTGGAGTTCAAGTACTACGAGGCCGGCCACATGATGTACGTGCACGAGCCCAGCAGGCTCCAGCAGTCAGCGGACCTTGCGGCCTTCGTGCTCGGCGAGCAGGCGTGA
- a CDS encoding carbohydrate ABC transporter permease, whose product MIRRAVLVLLGLVWLGPTYLLLVNASRPADAYDPAAAWVPSGDFALLENFARAVDGANLGGSLASTALYSVVSPLLGVLIGALAGYVIVVLRLRYGFWWFLLIFGGTVFPSQMLLVPLFVGYSDAGLYDSRLGLIIVYTSINVPLAAFVLRNFYSGVAFSIFEAARMDGASTFRVFWRIYLPMSLPALTAVFILEFTFIWNDLVFGLTLTQTEGVRPVMTAIAGLMTDVYAGTPVPVGLAAGLVVSLPTVVLFLATQRLFARGLSLGSVQ is encoded by the coding sequence ATGATCAGGCGGGCCGTGCTCGTCCTGCTCGGGCTGGTCTGGCTCGGGCCGACGTACCTGCTGCTGGTCAACGCCTCGCGGCCGGCGGACGCCTACGATCCGGCCGCCGCGTGGGTGCCCTCGGGCGACTTCGCGCTGCTGGAGAACTTCGCCCGCGCCGTGGACGGCGCCAACCTCGGCGGCAGCCTGGCCAGCACCGCGCTCTACAGCGTCGTCTCGCCGCTGCTCGGCGTGCTGATCGGGGCGCTGGCCGGGTACGTGATCGTGGTGCTGCGGCTGCGGTACGGGTTCTGGTGGTTCCTGCTGATCTTCGGCGGCACCGTCTTCCCCTCGCAGATGTTGCTCGTGCCGCTCTTCGTCGGCTACAGCGACGCCGGCCTGTACGACAGCCGCCTCGGACTGATCATCGTCTACACGTCGATCAACGTGCCGCTGGCCGCGTTCGTGCTGCGCAACTTCTACTCCGGCGTCGCCTTCTCGATCTTCGAGGCCGCGCGCATGGACGGCGCCTCGACCTTCCGCGTCTTCTGGCGCATCTACCTGCCGATGTCGCTGCCGGCGCTGACGGCCGTGTTCATCCTCGAGTTCACCTTCATCTGGAACGACCTCGTCTTCGGGCTCACCCTCACCCAGACCGAGGGCGTCCGGCCGGTGATGACGGCCATCGCGGGCCTCATGACCGACGTGTACGCCGGCACCCCGGTCCCCGTCGGCCTGGCGGCGGGACTGGTGGTCTCGCTGCCGACCGTCGTGCTGTTCCTCGCCACCCAGCGCCTGTTCGCCAGGGGCCTTTCTCTAGGGAGTGTTCAATGA